A single Phoenix dactylifera cultivar Barhee BC4 chromosome 1, palm_55x_up_171113_PBpolish2nd_filt_p, whole genome shotgun sequence DNA region contains:
- the LOC103705371 gene encoding uncharacterized protein LOC103705371, producing MENDEDANRLGWGATRARPAVVSFGLLSARCLSSCFSETSRVVPVARRTLAWVSLQGRLVGAQEATSASAVGQGLSPVEAAAWEIFSPLHRVLIVAIVAVAVAESKKSQKISQLRRSADLRDQVLLSMQQKLDDLCEQLNSSKYESMENARESCPVDDQFAADGMLKQKGAAFCSHDHPFPELNPESGIIPLSKNLSTWTRDVNETDTAKDDVFKTTHVNIGEQEERRMSDLSDICSSITSSMDIQLSALAEGQEFYNLRKECEEKDATIKELTAAAHASSAAASKRIAELEEIIKRKNMVITRLKKDMVVLEQKAIQLMRLQRPSSAASNSSLQLPVMASNILYDLSSTSPSSSDSDSPVEHKECRRRSLVTHDSPQWYKSGAVTSLTSAKSCGSSNISTDRFPNQHSVSPAKESRDPHKYDTVQDCSAEAIKSQAQPSANSASSLSRSRDSFLKRRSVNPVVQSYSTHRADSAVALKPRRSESSGGDFKRARRHNQSESKSRVSQKRWV from the exons ATGGAGAACGACGAAGACGCCAACCGGCTCGGCTGGGGCGCGACTCGCGCGCGCCCTGCCGTCGTCTCTTTCGGCCTCCTCTCCGCCCGCTGCCTCTCGAGCTGCTTCAGCGAGACGAGCCGGGTGGTCCCGGTGGCGAGGAGGACGCTGGCCTGGGTCTCCCTCCAGGGCCGGCTGGTCGGCGCCCAGGAGGCCACGTCGGCGAGTGCCGTGGGTCAGGGCTTGAGCCCAGTGGAGGCCGCGGCTTGGGAGATCTTCAGCCCCCTCCATCGCGTCCTCATAGTCGCGATCGTTGCCGTCGCGGTCGCCGAGTCCAAGAAATCTCAGAAGATATCTCAGTTGCGGCGATCCGCTGATCTCAGG GACCAAGTGCTTCTAAGCATGCAGCAGAAACTTGATGACCTGTGTGAACAGTTGAACTCTTCGAAGTATGAATCCATggaaaatgctagagagtcttgcCCAGTGGATGATCAGTTTGCAGCTGATGGAATGCTAAAACAGAAAGGAGCTGCATTTTGCAGCCATGACCATCCATTTCCTGAGCTGAATCCAGAAAGTGGGATTATTCCTCTTTCTAAGAATTTATCCACTTGGACAAGG GATGTTAATGAAACGGACACTGCTAAGGACGATGTTTTTAAGACAACCCACGTGAACATAGGAGAGCAAGAGGAACGCAGGATGTCTGATCTTTCTGATATTTGTTCCAGCATCACATCTTCCATGGACATTCAG CTGAGTGCACTGGCAGAAGGGCAAGAGTTTTACAATCTCAGAAAGGAATGTGAAGAGAAAGATGCCACCATAAAGGAACTGACTGCTGCTGCACATGCATCTAGTGCTGCTGCCTCCAAG AGAATTGCAGAGCTGGAAGAGAtcataaaaaggaaaaacatgGTGATCACAAGATTAAAGAAAGATATGGTAGTTCTAGAGCAAAAG GCTATTCAACTGATGAGGCTTCAGAGGCCATCTTCTGCTGCATCAAACAGTAGTTTGCAACTTCCAGTCATGGCAAGTAATATTCTCTACGACTTGAGCAGCACAAGTCCATCGTCGTCAGATTCTGATTCTCCAGTTGAGCATAAAGAATGCCGTCGTCGCAGTCTGGTTACACATGATAGTCCTCAATGGTACAAATCGGGAGCTGTTACAAGTCTGACATCAGCAAAATCATGTGGTTCCTCAAACATCTCGACAGATAGATTCCCGAATCAACATTCTGTTAGTCCTGCTAAAGAGTCCCGTGATCCACATAAATATGACACTGTGCAAGATTGCAGCGCAGAAGCAATCAAGAGTCAGGCTCAACCTTCAGCAAATTCTGCTAGTTCCTTGTCCAGATCAAGAGATAGCTTCCTGAAGCGGAGATCTGTTAATCCTGTTGTACAAAGTTATAGTACTCACAGAGCTGACTCAGCTGTGGCATTGAAACCAAGGAGATCAGAATCTTCTGGTGGAGATTTCAAAAGAGCTAGAAGGCATAATCAGTCAGAATCAAAGAGCAGAGTTTCACAAAAGAGATGGGTTTAG
- the LOC103705373 gene encoding ras-related protein RGP1 encodes MSNLYGEFNQKIDYVFKVVLIGDSAVGKSQLLARFARNEFSLDSKATIGVEFQTRTLTIDHKTVKAQIWDTAGQERYRAVTSAYYRGAVGALLVYDMTKRQSFDHMARWLEELRGHADKNIVIMLIGNKSDLGTLRAIPTEDAKEFAQRENLFFMETSALEATNVETAFLTVLTEIYRIISKKALVANEEPESGGNSSLLKGTKIVVPGQEQPSGTKSACCMSS; translated from the exons ATGTCGAATCTTTACGGGGAATTCAACCAGAAGATCGACTATGTGTTTAAGGTGGTGCTGATCGGGGACTCGGCGGTCGGGAAATCGCAGCTGCTAGCGCGCTTCGCCCGCAACGAATTCAGCCTGGATTCCAAGGCCACCATCGGCGTCGAGTTCCAGACCCGCACCCTCACCATCGACCACAAGACCGTCAAGGCTCAGATTTGGGACACCGCCGGCCAAGAACG GTACCGGGCAGTGACAAGTGCATACTACAGAGGTGCAGTGGGGGCATTGCTGGTCTATGATATGACCAAGCGCCAGTCATTTGATCACATGGCAAGGTGGCTGGAGGAACTACGTGGGCATGCCGACAAGAACATAGTTATCATGCTCATTGGGAACAAGTCGGACCTTGGGACCCTTCGTGCCATCCCCACAGAGGATGCAAAGGAATTTGCGCAGCGTGAGAACCTCTTCTTCATGGAGACATCTGCACTCGAGGCCACTAATGTTGAGACTGCTTTCCTGACTGTCCTCACTGAGATTTACCGCATCATTAGCAAGAAGGCTCTTGTTGCCAATGAGGAGCCTGAATCCGGGGGGAACTCAAGCCTACTAAAAGGAACTAAGATAGTTGTCCCTGGACAGGAGCAACCAAGTGGGACCAAATCTGCATGTTGTATGTCCTCGTAG
- the LOC103705374 gene encoding uncharacterized protein LOC103705374: MPVDGGAAAVVAIECVAGSSKADEWSGGGEALLQTGDVVEEIRIGNSPAVRSPFKGGRAGVQKLLHAAFKRGDTSIHVRARRGHGNDAAADLQACIVPHPAAGRRQYVLRSLQDPNYAVGFVDRSERDCIAIQGSRSSRVICALSKAQLQDGYVSYPWEKKMRESLSIPRSSCVLSLLVLPKASDPSATRYNSPEDTLTRANAWLNSCQTSGVPIVFMNIQTEALLTKISGETASSTVNMGSLTDLSNLANVSLYGFEDYHGVDIGVVRAVRLWYTPAAGEMAVEIKLQEGDTRLGFAISRTEEGFIYISSVTDDDGTEVAAARSGLRELYKEAARASKLLVISRVGNEKVLPWMVSTSGAIRCFDTVSLSQKLSLHRHALRPILLYVFMWETSPSDLGRGVERYETSAPPPSFAPPPPADELPRNLYFADGSQPALGRDTAGDASFRFHDFSLPNNWV, from the exons ATGCCGGTGGatgggggggcggcggcggtggtggcGATCGAGTGCGTGGCGGGGAGCAGCAAGGCGGATGAGTGGAGCGGCGGCGGGGAGGCGCTGCTGCAGACGGGGGATGTCGTGGAGGAGATCAGGATCGGGAACTCCCCCGCCGTCCGATCGCCGTTCAAGGGCGGGCGTGCCGGCGTCCAGAAGCTCCTCCACGCAGCCTTCAAGCGCGGCGACACCTCCATCCACGTCCGCGCCCGCCGGGGCCACGGCAACGACGCCGCCGCCGACCTCCAGGCCTGCATCGTGCCCCaccccgccgccggccgccgccaGTACGTCCTCCGCTCCCTCCAAGATCCCAATTACGCCGTCGGCTTCGTCGACCGCTCCGAGAGAGACTGCATCGCGATCCAAG GCTCGAGGAGCTCGAgggtgatctgtgcactgagcAAAGCTCAGCTTCAGGACGGTTATGTGTCATATCCTtgggagaagaagatgagggaGTCGCTGTCCATACCACGCTCGAGCTGCGTCCTGTCGCTGCTTGTACTTCCCAAGGCATCGGACCCTTCAGCCACTCGCTACAACTCTCCTGAGGACACCTTAACCCGGGCCAATGCTTGGCTCAATTCCTGTCAGACCTCTGGGGTTCCCATTGTGTTCATGAATATCCAGACTGAGGCCCTACTCACCAAG ATCTCTGGGGAGACAGCTTCCTCTACCGTAAACATGGGATCACTGACTGACCTCTCAAACTTGGCGAACGTGAGTCTGTATGGGTTTGAGGATTACCATGGTGTGGACATTGGGGTGGTAAGGGCAGTTCGGCTCTGGTACACTCCAGCCGCAGGGGAAATGGCAGTGGAGATCAAGCTGCAGGAAGGCGATACCAGGCTCGGCTTTGCAATCAGTCGCACCGAAGAG GGTTTTATCTACATATCATCAGTAACAGACGATGACGGCACGGAAGTGGCTGCAGCTCGATCAGGGCTGAGGGAGCTGTATAAAGAAGCAGCAAGAGCGTCGAAGTTGTTGGTGATCTCGAGGGTTGGGAACGAGAAGGTCCTTCCATGGATGGTGTCCACCTCGGGAGCCATCCGATGCTTCGACACGGTCTCTCTCAGCCAGAAGCTCTCGCTGCACCGCCATGCACTGCGGCCCATTTTGCTCTACGTGTTCATGTGGGAGACGTCTCCATCCGATCTCGGCAGAGGGGTCGAACGGTACGAGACTTCGGCTCCTCCACCATCCTTTGCGCCGCCGCCTCCAGCGGATGAACTGCCAAGGAATTTGTACTTCGCGGATGgatcccagccggcgcttggtAGGGACACGGCTGGGGATGCGTCCTTCAGATTCCACGACTTCTCGCTTCCGAATAATTGGGTATGA
- the LOC113462599 gene encoding ribosomal biogenesis protein LAS1L-like produces the protein MLSLQEESFQSGVQLTSEEMSRQALGKRKRYILGFGDGPKPSSSSSTPSHVSQDHVGKLQKLKVEMEEMKIEREMEREELRRQLEQERREREEEKKEREEEQKQIAHLTSLVTEFLKGKTQTHKSSIHHDGAMYSTGGTNTR, from the exons ATGTTGAGCTTGCAAGAAGAATCTTTCCAATCTGGTGTGCAATTAACATCAGAGGAGATGTCTAGGCAGGCACttggaaaaaggaagagatacattcttggatttggggatgggccgaagccctcttcctcttcttctacacCTAGTCATGTGTCACAAGACCATGTTGGGAAGTTGCAGAAACTTAAAGTTgagatggaggagatgaagaTCGAGCGTGAGATGGAGCGTGAGGAGCTGCGGAGGCAATTGGAGCAGGAGAGAAGAGAGcgtgaggaggaaaagaaagagcgaGAGGAAGAACAGAAGCAAATTGCACATCTTACAAGTTTGGTGACAGAGTTCTTAAAAGGAAAGACTCAAACGCACAAGTCATctatccatcatgatggggccatGTATTCAACTGGTGGTACAAATACTCGTTG a
- the LOC103705438 gene encoding protein LIM2 — protein sequence MEIGAATCKTARARVSWLVMLLLAAGLAGEAAGQVCTSTFFSALLQLTPCRPAVTPFSPAPPSEACCNAVKTLGQPCLCQLVNGPPITGVDRNMAMQLPGKCTVNFEPCTSRV from the exons ATGGAGATCGGTGCTGCTACCTGCAAGACCGCCAGGGCCAGAGTCAGCTGGCTTGTGATGCTACTGTTGGCCGCAGGCTTGGCGGGCGAGGCGGCGGGCCAGGTGTGCACAAGCACCTTCTTCTCGGCCCTGCTGCAGCTGACGCCGTGCAGGCCGGCGGTCACACCCTTCAGTCCAGCCCCGCCAAGCGAAGCCTGCTGCAATGCCGTCAAGACTTTAGGGCAGCCCTGCCTCTGCCAACTTGTGAACGGACCCCCCATCACTGGTGTCGATCGCAATATGGCCATGCAGCTCCCAGGCAAATGCACCGTCAACTTCGAGCCAT GTACTTCCAGGGTCTGA